A DNA window from Plasmodium brasilianum strain Bolivian I chromosome 12, whole genome shotgun sequence contains the following coding sequences:
- a CDS encoding dynactin subunit 4 → MKNKVYILLDDKLFKLKELYFCVICSKIKNEFNLRNEIEYYYCNSCTQIYTKSESAVYSYECLRCFKCPFCFSCLTISQNLFDNSIKSILNIEHAKGSNYADQKDERSELNNVNALNYVKDENYTNDTCSVNSPPLDMCTYGYTIKDNAKKIVCKESNTLNDDSSHDKNSNVLEEERIMNSSFPKFFEKGKNIFYFKCPYCLWSSINTLYNTKLDELIGDMILIEKNCIFKCFFRNILNELIKSNEELKEKKVLKKTALNITMHKIENMSSFNEVHYYKKSNESINNKEKIGEFLGRREEENSSLICKSNIKIDKITLKDILNAEHIKDYEKYRDIFELENEYVKYLDPIAYRSQAGLDENKETWGGNTTQNIDHINGRDKNDNLNRAFKKNDEIEAVEKDETNRISKEVKANKMQEEDEINKTCKENEVNETCKGDHKMGKSKNRDISNLIIHIKNYLSTEHMHDYPYNFYKGISALKPLRTKLLSKNSKRCSTCKQYILKLHNSNLSSSFRLNNNAMKFLPRIYINDFRIIKKEHGVLNFILINPLGVEMNIKIIPKVEYNFLKKLDTNKIPKNCTSKSNSFEFVLDTYDEVIDDLLKNENTAIKTVIRSEYMIIKKQNNMALIIISFNYTDNHVLGKEYYKEEKEPSKINVQNDGNSCNNNCSSKNIFTCNDLSSNNNNDNDAIMDQKTKLNFPLTVECSFSDKSKKVHKLQLNLVFTNNISTKKFHHYSLND, encoded by the coding sequence atgaaaaacaaggtctatatattattggacgataaattatttaaattaaaagagcTATATTTTTGTGTCATATgctcaaaaattaaaaatgagttTAATCTGAGAAATGAAATTGAGTATTACTATTGTAACAGTTGTACAcaaatatacacaaaaaGTGAATCAGCAGTTTATTCTTATGAGTGTTTACGATGTTTTAAATGTCCCTTTTGCTTTAGTTGCCTAACAATATCCCAAAACCTTTTTGACAATTCAATTAAGAGCATACTTAATATTGAGCACGCAAAAGGTAGTAATTATGCAGATCAAAAGGATGAGAGAAGTGAATTAAATAATGTGAATGCCCTAAATTATGTGAAAGATGAGAACTACACGAATGATACATGTAGTGTAAATTCTCCCCCATTAGATATGTGCACCTACGGTTATACAATAAAGGATAATGCcaaaaaaattgtttgtAAAGAAAGTAACACATTAAATGATGACTCCTCACATGACAAAAACAGTAATGTATTAGAAGAAGAAAGAATAATGAATAGTAGCTTCcctaaattttttgaaaaaggaaaaaatattttttattttaagtgTCCATACTGTTTATGGTCATCTATTAACACTCTCTATAACACCAAACTAGACGAATTAATTGGAGATATGATActcattgaaaaaaattgcatatttaaatgtttctttagaaatatattaaatgaattaataaaaagtaatgaGGAactgaaggaaaaaaaagttctTAAAAAAACAGCTCTAAATATAACCATGCATAAGATAGAAAATATGAGCTCGTTCAATGAGGTacattattacaaaaaatcaaatgaatctataaataataaagaaaaaatagggGAATTCTTAGGTAGAAGGGAAGAAGAAAATTCCTCATTAATATGTAAATCAAATATAAAGATAGACAAAATAACTTTAAAGGATATTTTAAATGCTGAGCATATTAAagattatgaaaaatatcgTGATATTTTTGAGTTAGAAAATGAATACGTAAAATATTTAGATCCGATAGCTTATCGTAGTCAGGCGGGTTTAGATGAAAACAAAGAAACATGGGGTGGGAATACCACTCAAAATATAGATCATATAAATGGGAGAGACAAAAATGATAATCTAAATAGGgctttcaaaaaaaatgatgaaattgAAGCTGTTGAAAAGGACGAAACAAATAGAATAAGTAAAGAAGTCAAAGCAAATAAAATGCAAGAAGAGGATGAAATAAACAAAACGTGCAAAGAAAACGAGGTAAACGAAACATGCAAAGGTGATCACAAAATGGGCAAGTCAAAAAACAGAGATATTAGCAATTTAATTATTCACATAAAGAATTATCTATCTACTGAACATATGCACGACTACccgtataatttttataaggGCATTAGTGCATTAAAACCTTTGagaacaaaattattaagcAAAAATTCAAAGAGATGTTCTACTTGTAAACAGTACATACTGAAGCTTCATAATTCTAATTTATCTTCATCATTTcgattaaataataatgctatgaaatttttacccagaatttatattaatgattttagaataataaaaaaagaacatgGTGTgctgaattttattttgataaatcCTCTGGGCGtagaaatgaatataaaaataataccaAAAGTGGAATATAactttctaaaaaaattagacaCAAATAAAATACCTAAAAACTGTACATCCAAATCGAACTCGTTCGAATTTGTATTGGACACCTATGATGAAGTGATAGATGACTtactaaaaaatgaaaacacaGCTATTAAAACTGTTATAAGAAGCgaatatatgattataaaGAAACAGAATAATATGGCCTTAATAATCATTAGTTTTAATTATACTGATAACCATGTTTTAGGTAAGGAATATTATAAGGAAGAAAAGGAACCCAGCAAGATAAATGTGCAGAATGATGGTAATAGTTGTAATAACAACTGtagtagtaaaaatatttttacgtgTAATGATttaagtagtaataataataatgataatgacgCAATAATGGatcaaaaaacaaaattaaatttccCATTAACTGTCGAGTGTTCCTTTTCAGATAAGTCAAAAAAAGTGCATAAACTGCAGTTGAATCTCGTTTTTACAAATAACATTAGCACCAAAAAGTTTCATCATTATTCTCTTAATGACTGA
- a CDS encoding hypothetical protein (conserved Plasmodium protein), with product MKRTKTKLASTLLENEEKTCDHKTFLKLYDTDSDINIDEKYNSLFKFFKNIKINNEEKKKSLSKICCTKNYLFISTSDIFSQVRIFNYNNLINSRKSEKEYDERITSMYESEEHKEDLEKKGKANTKEQGDQNGENYDDETLISLCDIYTKGNYFKEINDSDNDMLSINNVNKLFNNVFCEEKKNFLLNSNYKSKIKKAEEDNYKMNYINVKEIIIDDVNGDYDNPTNRFIKRDKNNQQNILSTYRNVNKETINFSSFHELDTDYDAYFKEEYLYYDNFIGISKKKKNEKDPLKITRDMLEEEKNKREKEEEMKKKKILEEENLRYEELQKNGYYMNSDLLEINVDVVKRKTTQVNNLIEYIGVFTNISSPIILMKMNNSENILSLLTYSGSVYSYDISETSLKELKEKRVKKIEFFSNIENYFHEMEKNNTLNEFLDDHDEEATVQPISICNSYFTYSVKCFDFLSDDKTLICVGLNKDYFLSFISTYTGKKIIYNKKIKIKKPSKSNMNNVNNMDKANVQLSLIYNFNYIHVDKERKMFNGEMGNFIYLGSSCGYIVFIFISEKLVEFVNNIMNNDQIRDGSVFIYDPDIDYSLAKNFSEYIIGNVEDMYKINKDNLYASCDITRRSSMCNTSLFGSSSGNIFKNVEDKFFSYAYYITKNVKINSITSLKANKNQIIHLIVALNDGRLLNLLFEIYPGYCSTTSVTNSSCYSVLNQNHAEKYPDHNKHKNNNNVVYPSGDNYGHKFIKKSDKIIYDFTGLHKSTSITKTNFCEDKFQNSFIFINSNVKKVCEMSDRNFYTTYVLDICDKKIHILYQHLAYIIDSCISSYFYFCLDDNNTIAVFSSSYDEENCFTNYPFE from the coding sequence ATGAAAAGGACAAAAACAAAACTGGCTAGTACCCTACTAGAGAATGAAGAAAAGACATGCGATCATAAGACGTTCTTGAAATTATACGACACTGACTCTGATATAAACATAGATGAGAAATAcaattcattatttaagttttttaaaaatattaaaataaacaatgaggagaaaaaaaaatctttaagtaaaatatgttgtactaagaattatttatttattagcaCATCAGATATATTTAGTCAAGTAcgaatttttaattataacaatttaataaattcaaGAAAATCAGAAAAAGAATATGATGAGCGGATTACTTCCATGTATGAATCAGAAGAACATAAGGAggatttagaaaaaaaagggaaggCTAATACAAAAGAACAAGGGGATCAGAATGGTGAAAATTATGATGATGAAACGTTAATAAGTTTATGTGATATTTACACCAAAGGTAATTATTTcaaagaaataaatgattCAGACAATGATATGTTAAGTATAAACAATGTTAATAAGTTAtttaataatgttttttgtgaggaaaaaaaaaattttcttctaaATAGTAATTATAAAAGCAAGATAAAAAAGGCAGAAGAGGATAATtacaaaatgaattatataaatgttaagGAAATTATAATAGATGATGTTAATGGTGATTATGATAATCCTACAAATCGGTTTAtaaaaagagataaaaataatcaacAAAACATATTGTCTACTTATCGTaatgtaaataaagaaaCCATAAATTTTAGTTCATTTCACGAATTAGATACTGATTATGATGCATATTTTAAAGAAGAGTACTTgtattatgataattttatcggaatttccaaaaaaaaaaagaatgaaaaagatCCATTAAAGATTACAAGAGATATGTtagaggaagaaaaaaataaaagagaaaaagaagaagaaatgaaaaaaaaaaaaatactagaagaagaaaatttaaGATATGAAGAATTACAAAAGAATGGTTACTATATGAACAGTGACCTTTTAGAAATAAATGTAGATGTtgttaaaagaaaaacaacccaagtaaataatttaatagaaTACATAGGAGTGTTCACAAATATTTCATCTccaataattttaatgaaaatgaataatagtgaaaatatattgtcCTTACTAACTTACAGTGGTAGTGTATATAGTTATGATATTAGTGAAACTTCTCttaaagaattaaaagagaaaagagttaaaaaaatagaattttttagtaatatagaaaattattttcatgaaatggaaaaaaacaatacaCTCAACGAATTTTTAGATGATCATGACGAAGAGGCAACAGTGCAGCCAATTTCTATATgtaattcttattttacgTATTCTGTAAAATGTTTTGACTTTTTATCTGATGATAAAACTTTAATATGTGTTGGTTTAAATAAGGATTACTTCCTCTCATTTATTAGTACATACactggaaaaaaaataatatataataaaaaaataaaaataaaaaagcctagtaaaagtaatatgaataatgttaataatatggATAAAGCAAATGTACAACTCAGTTTAATTTACAATTTCAACTATATACATGTCGATaaagaaaggaaaatgtTTAATGGAGAAATGGgaaatttcatatatttaggATCTTCCTGCGGATAtatagtatttatttttataagtgAAAAATTGGTAgaatttgttaataatattatgaataatgaTCAAATAAGAGATGGTtcagtatttatttatgatcCTGATATTGATTATTCACttgcaaaaaatttttctgaATACATTATAGGAAATGTAGAggatatgtataaaataaataaagataacTTATATGCATCATGTGACATTACTAGAAGGAGTAGCATGTGTAACACATCCTTATTTGGTAGTTCGAGTGGAAATATTTTCAAGAATGTTGAAGATAAATTCTTTTCATATGCATactatattacaaaaaatgtaaaaattaattcaattACGAGCCTaaaagcaaataaaaatCAAATTATTCATTTGATAGTAGCATTAAATGATGGTAGACTTTTAAATCTACTTTTTGAAATTTATCCTGGCTATTGTTCAACTACGTCAGTTACTAACAGCAGCTGCTATTCTGTTTTGAATCAAAATCACGCAGAAAAATATCCTGAtcataataaacataaaaataataacaacgTTGTATATCCATCCGGGGATAATTATGGTcataaattcataaaaaaaagcgataaaataatatatgattttaCTGGCTTACACAAGTCAACAAGTATAactaaaacaaatttttgcGAAGATAAATTTCAaaactcttttatttttataaattcgaATGTAAAAAAAGTTTGTGAAATGTCTGATAGAAACTTTTACACAACTTATGTACTTGATATatgtgataaaaaaattcatattttatatcaacATCTTGCTTATATTATTGATTCATGTAtatcttcttatttttatttttgtttagaTGATAATAACACAATTGCtgttttttcttcatcttATGATGAAGAAAATTGTTTTACGAATTATCCCTTTGAATAA
- a CDS encoding hypothetical protein (conserved Plasmodium protein), with the protein MKEKGDCNKKNLSYEKNEEVLETLKNKLYLYNTTILSCKNIGKNVFETLQNLFLEEKENNNRKYEDLSEHIDKMKTYFDEKINSLKDNTHENFEELKYYLDHLNKSSENSTTESNTFKNDFDLVKNDVLKLKKQQEENINLIKSSTRTYFDKIKSVQVHNKSVYMLNVMNTNIENIREELTNYKENNQIENKKKNIEILQLINDENETLNKKMEESLNYLSTHITEVKEHAYHFKEYIENQIKDIKYEKELNKKEIDEKINTICTNQKKLRDDFYPSAAT; encoded by the exons atgaAGGAAAAGGGAGActgcaataaaaaaaacttatcttatgaaaaaaatgaagaagtcCTTGAAACCttaaaaaacaaa ctatatttatataacacCACCATTTTATCATGTAAGAACATAGGTAAGAATGTTTTTGAGACACTGCAAAATCTTTTTTTGGAAGAAAAGGAGAATAACAACAGAAAATATGAAGATTTATCTGAGCATATAGACAAAATGAAGACATattttgatgaaaaaattaactcTCTTAAGGATAATACGCACGAAAATTTTGaggaattaaaatattacttaGACCACTTAAATAAAAGCAGCGAAAATAGTACAACAGAGAGTAACACTTTCAAGAACGATTTTGATCTAGTAAAGAATGACGTactgaaattaaaaaagcaacaagaagaaaatataaatcttaTCAAATCAAGCACGAGGACATACTtcgataaaataaaaagcgtACAAGTGCATAATAAAAGTGTGTAc ATGCTAAATGTAATGAACACAAACATTGAAAACATAAGAGAGGAACTtacaaattataaagaaaataatcaaattgaaaataaaaaaaagaatattgaAATTCTACAACTaataaatgatgaaaatgaaacattaaacaaaaaaatggagGAATCCTTAAATTAT TTAAGTACCCACATAACGGAAGTCAAAGAACATGCTTATCACTTTAAGGAATACATagaaaatcaaataaaagatataaaatacgaaaaagaactaaacaaaaaggaaattgatgaaaaaattaatactatATGTACAAATCAGAAGAAACTACGCGACGATTTTTATCCTTCTGCAGCAACTTAA